From Bacillus basilensis, a single genomic window includes:
- the trpC gene encoding indole-3-glycerol phosphate synthase TrpC: MGTILDKIVDQKKTEVAALYETYTPIKESRKTHSLVEALQQFTVIAEVKRASPSKGDINLHVDVRKQVKTYEDCGAGAVSVLTDGQFFKGSFHDLQTAREESNIPLLCKDFIIDKIQIDRAYEAGADIILLIVAALTKEKLKELYSYVLEKGLEAIVEVHDEQELEIAIQLNPHVIGINNRNLKTFEVDLGQTEKLGTRLNEEKLLWISESGIHSKEDIIRVKKAGAKGVLVGEALMTSSSIRTFFEDCKVNV, from the coding sequence GTGGGGACGATTTTAGACAAAATTGTAGACCAAAAGAAAACGGAAGTTGCGGCATTATATGAAACGTATACACCAATAAAAGAAAGTAGAAAGACACATTCACTTGTAGAAGCATTACAGCAGTTTACTGTCATTGCAGAAGTAAAGCGAGCATCACCATCAAAAGGAGATATTAATTTACACGTTGATGTACGAAAACAAGTAAAAACATATGAAGATTGCGGCGCAGGAGCAGTTTCGGTTTTAACAGACGGACAATTTTTTAAAGGATCTTTTCATGATTTACAAACGGCAAGAGAAGAAAGTAACATTCCTCTTTTATGTAAAGATTTCATAATCGATAAGATTCAAATCGATAGAGCGTATGAAGCTGGTGCAGATATTATTTTACTAATCGTAGCCGCTTTAACGAAAGAGAAATTAAAAGAGCTGTATAGCTACGTACTAGAAAAAGGATTAGAAGCGATCGTTGAAGTTCATGATGAACAGGAATTAGAAATTGCAATCCAATTAAATCCACACGTTATTGGTATTAACAACCGTAATTTGAAAACATTTGAAGTCGATTTAGGCCAAACAGAAAAGCTTGGAACACGATTAAATGAGGAGAAATTACTTTGGATTAGCGAAAGTGGTATCCATTCAAAAGAGGATATTATTCGTGTTAAAAAAGCAGGAGCAAAAGGTGTATTAGTTGGAGAAGCGCTTATGACATCATCTTCTATTCGCACTTTTTTTGAAGATTGTAAGGTGAACGTATGA
- the trpE gene encoding anthranilate synthase component I → MMTKEEFIKQKEQRKTFLVIAEEEGDSITPISLYRRMKGKKRFLLESSQLHQDKGRYSYLGCNPYGEVKSIGTEVERTIYGQTEELQGNVLQLLEEVIASTQVDSPLPFCGGAVGYIGYDVIRQYENIGVDLHDPLNIPEVHLLLYREFIVYDHLRQKLSFVYVCREDDVASYEEVYERLRAYKEELLQGEEAEVTEIKSTLSFTSSITEKEFCAMVETAKEHIRAGDIFQVVLSQRLQSECIGDPFALYRKLRIANPSPYMFYIDFQDYVVLGSSPESLLSVRDEKVMTNPIAGTRPRGKTKQEDTEIEKELLENEKERAEHMMLVDLGRNDIGRVSEIGSVTIDKYMKVEKYSHVMHIVSEVYGTLRKRMSGFDALAYCLPAGTVSGAPKIRAMEIINELENEKRNVYAGAVGYVSFSGNLDMALAIRTMVVKDEKAYVQAGAGIVYDSDPVAEYEETLNKARALLEVMK, encoded by the coding sequence ATGATGACAAAAGAGGAATTTATAAAACAGAAAGAACAAAGAAAAACATTTTTAGTAATCGCTGAAGAAGAAGGAGATAGCATTACGCCAATTTCTTTATATAGACGTATGAAAGGTAAGAAGAGGTTCTTATTAGAAAGCTCACAACTTCATCAAGATAAAGGACGCTATTCTTACTTAGGATGTAATCCGTATGGTGAAGTGAAAAGTATCGGTACAGAAGTGGAACGAACGATTTACGGTCAAACAGAAGAATTGCAAGGTAACGTACTACAATTGTTAGAAGAAGTAATCGCGTCAACACAAGTAGACAGTCCACTTCCATTTTGCGGAGGAGCAGTTGGTTATATTGGCTATGATGTCATTCGGCAATATGAAAATATAGGCGTGGATTTACACGACCCATTAAATATTCCAGAAGTACACCTTTTACTATATCGTGAGTTTATCGTATATGACCACTTACGCCAAAAATTATCATTTGTATATGTATGCAGGGAAGATGATGTAGCTTCTTATGAAGAAGTATACGAAAGGCTACGAGCATACAAAGAGGAATTGCTACAGGGAGAAGAAGCTGAAGTAACTGAAATAAAATCAACATTATCATTCACTTCTTCTATAACGGAAAAAGAATTTTGCGCGATGGTAGAAACGGCGAAAGAACACATTCGAGCCGGGGACATATTCCAAGTCGTATTATCTCAGCGTTTGCAAAGTGAATGTATTGGTGATCCTTTCGCTTTATACCGCAAACTGCGCATTGCAAACCCATCACCATATATGTTTTATATCGATTTTCAAGATTATGTTGTACTCGGTTCTTCGCCAGAAAGTTTGTTATCAGTAAGAGACGAGAAAGTGATGACGAATCCAATTGCCGGTACGAGGCCGAGAGGGAAAACGAAGCAGGAAGATACGGAAATTGAAAAAGAACTGCTAGAAAATGAGAAAGAGCGAGCGGAGCATATGATGCTTGTAGATCTTGGGCGAAACGATATTGGTAGAGTGAGTGAAATCGGTTCAGTTACGATAGATAAATATATGAAAGTAGAAAAATACTCTCACGTTATGCACATTGTATCTGAAGTTTACGGAACATTGCGAAAACGGATGAGTGGATTTGATGCATTAGCGTACTGCTTACCGGCGGGGACAGTTTCAGGCGCACCGAAAATTAGGGCAATGGAAATTATAAATGAACTAGAGAATGAAAAAAGAAATGTATATGCCGGTGCAGTTGGATACGTTAGTTTTTCTGGAAATCTTGATATGGCGCTTGCCATTCGAACAATGGTCGTAAAAGATGAAAAAGCATACGTTCAGGCAGGAGCGGGTATCGTTTACGATTCAGATCCAGTAGCTGAATATGAAGAAACATTAAATAAAGCGAGAGCGCTTTTGGAGGTAATGAAATGA
- the trpA gene encoding tryptophan synthase subunit alpha, producing MGVEKIKAAFENGKKAFIPYVMGGDGGLEKLKERIRFLDEAGASIVEIGIPFSDPVADGPTIQRAGKRALDSGVTVKGIFQALAEVRKELQIPFVLMTYLNPVLAFGKERFIERCLEAGVDGIIVPDLPYEEQDIIAPLLRTANIALIPLVTVTSPIERIKKITSESEGFVYAVTVAGVTGVRQNFKDEIHSYLEKVKSHTHLPVVAGFGISTKEHVEEMITICDGVVVGSKVIELLENEKREEICELIQAVKQKEEA from the coding sequence ATGGGAGTAGAAAAAATTAAAGCAGCGTTTGAAAATGGTAAAAAAGCATTTATTCCGTATGTAATGGGTGGAGATGGTGGCCTTGAAAAACTAAAAGAAAGAATTCGATTTCTAGATGAAGCAGGGGCAAGTATCGTTGAAATTGGCATTCCATTTTCAGATCCAGTTGCAGACGGTCCAACGATTCAAAGAGCAGGAAAAAGAGCGTTAGATAGTGGTGTAACAGTAAAAGGTATCTTTCAAGCGCTAGCAGAAGTAAGGAAAGAATTACAAATTCCATTTGTACTCATGACATATTTAAATCCAGTACTTGCATTCGGAAAAGAACGATTCATTGAGAGATGCTTAGAGGCCGGTGTGGATGGTATTATCGTTCCAGACTTACCGTATGAAGAACAAGACATTATTGCACCGCTTCTCCGCACTGCAAATATCGCTTTAATCCCACTCGTTACCGTTACGAGCCCAATTGAGCGAATCAAAAAAATTACGAGTGAATCAGAAGGGTTCGTCTACGCCGTTACAGTAGCGGGCGTAACAGGAGTACGTCAAAACTTTAAAGATGAGATTCATAGTTACTTAGAAAAAGTAAAATCACATACGCATTTACCGGTAGTGGCAGGGTTCGGTATTTCAACAAAGGAACATGTAGAAGAAATGATTACAATATGTGACGGTGTTGTCGTTGGAAGTAAAGTTATTGAGCTTTTAGAAAATGAAAAACGAGAAGAAATATGTGAATTAATACAGGCAGTAAAACAAAAAGAAGAGGCATGA
- a CDS encoding aminodeoxychorismate/anthranilate synthase component II produces the protein MIVLIDNYDSFTYNLYQLLGEYEEEIVVVRNDEITIGQLEEMNPKGIVLSPGPGKPEDAGICIDVIRHFYKNVPILGICLGHQAIISAFGGEIVRAERIKHGKTSRVKHNGTSIFSYVKQPLTAMRYHSLVAAQTSLPECFDILATAMEDGEIMAVRHNYYLLFGLQFHPESIATEEGGNLIRAFLGEVKEEERV, from the coding sequence ATGATTGTACTGATCGATAATTATGATTCATTCACATATAACTTGTATCAATTGTTAGGGGAATACGAAGAAGAAATTGTAGTCGTAAGAAATGATGAAATAACGATAGGGCAGTTAGAAGAGATGAACCCAAAAGGAATTGTGCTTTCACCAGGACCAGGAAAACCAGAAGATGCTGGGATTTGTATTGATGTCATCCGTCATTTTTATAAGAACGTTCCCATATTAGGTATTTGCCTTGGTCATCAAGCAATTATATCGGCATTTGGAGGAGAAATTGTTAGAGCGGAACGCATTAAACATGGAAAAACATCACGTGTGAAACATAATGGGACTTCAATCTTTTCATATGTAAAACAGCCATTAACGGCGATGCGCTATCATTCGCTTGTTGCAGCACAAACGAGCTTGCCAGAGTGTTTTGACATACTAGCGACAGCGATGGAAGACGGAGAAATTATGGCAGTTCGTCACAATTATTATCTGCTCTTTGGATTACAGTTTCATCCGGAATCAATCGCAACAGAAGAAGGCGGAAATTTAATACGTGCCTTTTTAGGCGAAGTGAAAGAGGAGGAAAGAGTATGA
- a CDS encoding Ig-like domain-containing protein yields the protein MLAAFQQQQTRKFSPITNTSASCLNIQPNPPKISIAPSVISVIGVHMEKNKLKVRTGQSIELSASVLPVQATNKELIWTNMNADVITMYPKGDTVTITGKSAGRAVVIVTTAEGKFRDLCIIHVQPYMTNPK from the coding sequence ATGTTAGCAGCTTTCCAGCAACAACAAACACGAAAATTTTCACCTATCACAAATACTTCTGCGTCTTGTTTGAACATACAACCTAATCCACCTAAAATTTCAATTGCTCCTTCTGTTATTTCAGTCATCGGTGTTCATATGGAAAAAAATAAGTTGAAAGTAAGAACGGGACAAAGCATTGAGTTATCAGCTTCCGTTTTGCCAGTGCAAGCAACGAATAAAGAACTTATTTGGACAAATATGAATGCTGATGTCATCACGATGTATCCAAAAGGTGATACGGTAACGATTACTGGAAAAAGTGCCGGAAGAGCAGTCGTAATTGTCACAACTGCTGAAGGCAAATTCCGTGACCTTTGTATCATTCATGTACAACCTTATATGACAAATCCAAAGTAA
- the trpB gene encoding tryptophan synthase subunit beta, which produces MNYAYPDEKGHYGIYGGRYVPETLMQSVLELEEAYKEAMQDEAFQKELNHYLKTYVGRETPLYFAENMTKYCGGAKIYLKREDLNHTGAHKINNTIGQALLAVRMGKKKVVAETGAGQHGVATATVCALLGVECVIFMGEEDVRRQKLNVFRMELLGAKVESVAAGSGTLKDAVNEALRYWVSHVHDTHYIMGSVLGPHPFPQIVRDFQSVIGKETKKQYEALEGKLPEAVVACIGGGSNAMGMFYPFVHDEEVALYGVEAAGKGVHTEKHAATLTKGSVGVLHGSMMYLLQNEEGQIQEAHSISAGLDYPGVGPEHSLLKDIGRVSYHSITDNEALEAFQLLTKKEGIIPALESSHAVAYALKLAPKMKQDEGLVICLSGRGDKDVESIKRYMEEV; this is translated from the coding sequence ATGAACTACGCATATCCAGATGAAAAAGGACATTACGGTATATACGGAGGACGATACGTTCCAGAAACGTTAATGCAATCTGTATTGGAACTAGAAGAAGCATATAAAGAAGCGATGCAAGATGAAGCGTTCCAAAAGGAATTAAATCATTATTTAAAAACGTACGTAGGGAGAGAAACACCGCTTTATTTCGCTGAAAATATGACGAAGTATTGCGGCGGTGCAAAGATTTATTTAAAACGTGAAGATTTGAACCATACAGGAGCTCATAAAATTAACAATACAATCGGTCAGGCACTTCTTGCAGTAAGAATGGGTAAGAAAAAAGTTGTCGCTGAAACGGGGGCAGGACAACACGGAGTTGCAACAGCTACTGTATGTGCCCTTCTCGGAGTAGAATGCGTCATCTTTATGGGAGAAGAAGATGTGAGACGTCAAAAATTAAATGTGTTCCGGATGGAATTACTCGGAGCGAAAGTAGAAAGTGTAGCGGCAGGTAGCGGTACATTAAAAGATGCGGTGAACGAGGCGCTTCGCTACTGGGTTTCACATGTGCATGATACGCACTACATTATGGGATCCGTTCTCGGACCGCATCCATTCCCGCAAATTGTCCGAGATTTCCAAAGTGTAATTGGGAAAGAAACGAAAAAACAATATGAAGCGTTAGAAGGAAAGTTACCAGAAGCGGTCGTTGCTTGTATTGGCGGTGGTAGTAATGCGATGGGAATGTTTTATCCGTTCGTACACGATGAAGAAGTTGCTCTTTACGGCGTTGAAGCAGCTGGAAAAGGCGTTCATACAGAAAAACATGCAGCCACTTTAACGAAAGGAAGTGTCGGTGTTTTACACGGATCGATGATGTATCTTCTGCAAAATGAAGAAGGACAAATTCAAGAAGCTCATTCTATTTCAGCAGGACTAGATTATCCAGGCGTTGGACCAGAACATAGTTTATTAAAAGATATTGGGCGTGTTTCTTATCATTCGATTACAGATAATGAAGCGTTAGAAGCATTTCAATTATTAACGAAAAAAGAAGGGATTATCCCAGCGTTAGAAAGTTCACATGCTGTTGCATATGCATTAAAATTAGCTCCGAAAATGAAGCAAGATGAAGGACTTGTCATTTGCTTATCTGGCCGTGGTGATAAAGATGTAGAGAGTATAAAACGTTATATGGAAGAGGTGTAA
- a CDS encoding esterase family protein has protein sequence MSQTIGRIEEISFYSASLQEDVTLLVYLPVNYTPLHKHTVVIAQDGRDYFQLGKAHRVIERLRETEEIDRTIIVGIPYKNVHDRKEKYFPNEVKNAAYIRFLAHELAPYIDENYPTYQMGKGRVLIGDSLGGTVSFMTALMYPHTFGKVVMQSPFVDETVMTLAKDFKNPEALELYHVIGTEETAVKRTDGQVSDFVQPNRELNTLLTDRNFITHYEEFEGNHTWKYWQTDLPKAFSRMLSMK, from the coding sequence ATGAGTCAAACAATAGGGAGAATTGAAGAAATTTCATTTTATAGCGCATCACTTCAAGAAGACGTTACACTTCTCGTTTATTTACCAGTAAATTACACACCACTGCACAAACATACAGTTGTAATTGCACAAGATGGTAGAGATTATTTTCAGCTCGGTAAAGCGCACCGTGTAATTGAGCGCCTTCGTGAAACCGAAGAAATTGACCGTACAATTATTGTCGGTATTCCATATAAAAATGTACATGATCGTAAAGAAAAATATTTTCCAAATGAAGTGAAAAATGCTGCATATATTCGTTTCCTTGCTCATGAACTTGCACCATATATTGATGAAAATTATCCAACGTACCAAATGGGAAAAGGTCGTGTGTTAATTGGTGATTCTCTTGGCGGAACAGTTTCCTTTATGACTGCACTTATGTATCCGCATACATTCGGTAAAGTCGTTATGCAATCACCATTTGTGGACGAAACAGTGATGACCTTAGCAAAAGACTTCAAAAATCCAGAGGCACTAGAGCTTTATCACGTCATTGGGACAGAAGAAACAGCTGTAAAGCGCACTGATGGGCAAGTATCTGATTTCGTACAACCGAACCGTGAGCTCAATACACTTCTGACAGATAGAAATTTCATCACGCATTACGAGGAGTTTGAAGGTAATCATACGTGGAAATATTGGCAAACTGATTTACCGAAAGCTTTCTCTCGTATGCTATCAATGAAATAA
- a CDS encoding PH domain-containing protein has protein sequence MEFPSKKDTWLYPIFFIVLGACFAPIFVGREYFLLLFTIPLAILFSWSWFSTKYIVGEEIITIRSGLVTKRIFIRDIKQISNTKNPIAAHALSFDRLEIVYCTHKTEIISPKDKKQFINLVKSKNPHIETK, from the coding sequence ATGGAATTTCCATCAAAAAAAGATACATGGTTATATCCAATTTTTTTCATTGTTTTGGGTGCTTGTTTTGCGCCAATTTTTGTAGGGAGAGAATATTTTCTTTTGCTTTTTACGATTCCATTAGCAATATTGTTTAGCTGGAGTTGGTTTTCAACAAAATATATTGTCGGGGAAGAAATAATTACGATTAGATCGGGTCTCGTTACAAAACGTATATTTATACGAGATATAAAACAAATTTCAAATACGAAAAATCCAATAGCAGCTCATGCTTTATCATTTGACCGACTTGAAATTGTTTACTGCACACATAAAACAGAAATTATTTCTCCTAAAGATAAGAAACAATTCATCAATTTAGTTAAAAGTAAAAATCCACACATTGAAACAAAGTAA
- a CDS encoding DMT family transporter: protein MKQEKSIALPLAISIIAISFAAVFVKMSSAPSSILSMYRLWIIVFIMLPIVWKKREEFNRIQMKDWGFLIGSGFFLALHFLLWFESLKHTTVASSTIILALQPIISLVGGFFLFKERTTYSAIATMGIAILGVMCIGWGDLGLSEQAIYGDILSFLSVIAVVGYLFIGQTTVKKVSHWIYSFTVFTFAGIFMGIYNIVLQVPFTGYTKWDWTVFLLLAVVPTVSHVINNWLLNYVNATTISMSILGEPVGASILAFFLLGEKLNAMQMIGSMLVLFGVSVFLLQQQKRTAKNVVNEPVYTQEL from the coding sequence TTGAAACAAGAAAAATCAATCGCACTACCATTGGCTATTTCTATAATTGCCATTTCCTTTGCAGCAGTTTTTGTAAAGATGTCCTCAGCACCATCTTCAATATTAAGTATGTACCGCTTATGGATTATCGTATTTATTATGCTGCCTATCGTATGGAAAAAAAGAGAGGAATTTAATAGGATTCAAATGAAAGATTGGGGCTTTTTAATTGGATCTGGTTTCTTTTTAGCACTTCATTTTCTTTTATGGTTTGAATCTTTAAAGCATACAACAGTTGCTAGTTCGACGATTATTTTAGCGCTTCAACCGATCATATCTTTAGTTGGGGGGTTTTTCTTATTTAAAGAAAGAACAACATACTCAGCTATTGCGACAATGGGAATTGCGATACTAGGCGTAATGTGTATTGGGTGGGGAGATTTAGGACTAAGTGAACAAGCAATTTATGGAGATATATTATCCTTTTTAAGTGTAATAGCGGTTGTCGGTTATTTATTTATCGGGCAAACGACAGTAAAGAAAGTATCACACTGGATTTACAGCTTTACAGTCTTTACATTCGCAGGTATTTTTATGGGGATTTATAATATAGTGTTGCAAGTACCTTTTACAGGTTATACGAAGTGGGATTGGACCGTTTTTCTTTTACTTGCGGTTGTGCCAACAGTGTCACATGTAATTAATAACTGGCTGTTAAATTATGTAAATGCAACGACAATTTCAATGAGTATTTTAGGAGAACCTGTTGGAGCATCTATACTTGCGTTCTTCTTACTTGGAGAAAAATTAAATGCAATGCAAATGATCGGTAGCATGCTCGTATTGTTTGGTGTATCTGTTTTCTTATTACAGCAACAAAAGCGAACAGCAAAAAATGTCGTAAACGAGCCGGTGTATACACAGGAATTATAG
- the trpD gene encoding anthranilate phosphoribosyltransferase — MNNYLRKLVEGQHLTEEEMYRAGLLLLNENILESEIAAFLVLLKAKGETAEEIYGLVRALREKALPFSNHIQGAMDNCGTGGDGAQTFNISTTSAFVLAGSGVKVAKHGNRAVSSKTGSADLLEELGVNISSTPNEIDYLLEHVGVAFLFAPAMHPALRRIMKIRKELNVPTIFNLIGPLTNPVNLETQFVGIYKRDMLLPVAQVLQKLGRKQALVVNGSGFLDEASLQGENHVVILKDNEIVETSIEPEKYGFPIVKNEEIRGGNSKENAKITLGVLSGEKSVYRDTVLLNAGLALFANGKAETIEEGIKLAAHSIDSGKALAKLNLLITASNEKLERVN; from the coding sequence ATGAATAACTATCTTCGTAAATTAGTGGAGGGGCAACATTTAACAGAAGAGGAGATGTATAGAGCAGGGCTTCTTTTATTAAATGAAAATATATTGGAAAGTGAAATTGCAGCTTTCTTAGTCTTACTGAAAGCGAAAGGTGAAACAGCAGAAGAAATATACGGTCTTGTTCGAGCTCTTCGCGAAAAGGCATTACCGTTTTCGAATCATATACAAGGTGCGATGGACAATTGCGGGACAGGTGGTGACGGTGCCCAAACGTTTAATATTAGCACAACATCGGCATTTGTACTGGCGGGATCAGGTGTAAAAGTTGCAAAACATGGTAATCGTGCTGTTTCTAGTAAAACAGGAAGTGCGGATTTATTAGAAGAACTCGGTGTAAATATTAGTAGTACGCCAAACGAAATTGATTATTTATTAGAGCATGTCGGAGTCGCATTTTTATTCGCACCAGCGATGCACCCAGCATTAAGGCGCATTATGAAAATAAGAAAAGAATTAAATGTTCCGACGATCTTTAACTTAATAGGCCCTTTAACAAATCCGGTGAATTTAGAAACACAATTTGTCGGCATTTATAAACGAGATATGTTACTACCAGTTGCACAAGTATTACAGAAACTAGGAAGAAAACAAGCACTTGTCGTAAACGGAAGTGGATTTTTAGATGAAGCATCATTGCAAGGAGAAAATCATGTTGTTATTTTAAAAGATAATGAAATAGTAGAAACGAGTATTGAACCTGAGAAATATGGTTTTCCAATAGTGAAAAACGAAGAGATAAGAGGTGGGAATTCGAAAGAAAATGCAAAGATTACGCTTGGAGTATTAAGCGGAGAAAAGAGCGTCTATCGCGATACTGTTTTATTAAATGCAGGTCTGGCCCTTTTCGCAAATGGAAAAGCAGAAACAATTGAAGAAGGAATTAAACTCGCAGCACATAGCATTGACTCTGGAAAAGCATTAGCGAAACTAAACTTATTAATTACAGCAAGTAATGAAAAATTAGAAAGGGTGAATTAA
- a CDS encoding phosphoribosylanthranilate isomerase codes for MKVKICGITDMKTAKRACEYGTDALGFVFAESKRKIPPELAKEIIQELPANVLKVGVFVNESVEVIQKIADECGLTHVQLHGDEDNYQIRKLNILSIKALGVTSEEDMKNAQTYEVDYILFDSPKEKFHGGNGKKFSWELLAHMPNELRSKTILAGGLNISNIEEAIRAIQPYMVDVSSGVETEGKKDLKKIKQFIIKAKECSK; via the coding sequence ATGAAAGTGAAAATTTGCGGGATCACTGATATGAAAACGGCAAAACGTGCTTGCGAATACGGAACAGATGCACTCGGATTTGTTTTTGCAGAAAGTAAGCGAAAAATCCCTCCAGAGCTAGCGAAAGAAATCATTCAGGAGCTTCCAGCAAATGTGTTAAAGGTCGGTGTTTTCGTAAATGAATCAGTTGAAGTAATTCAAAAAATTGCAGATGAGTGCGGGTTAACACATGTGCAACTACATGGGGATGAAGATAATTATCAGATTAGAAAATTGAATATTCTGTCTATAAAAGCGCTCGGAGTAACTTCAGAAGAGGATATGAAAAACGCTCAAACATATGAAGTGGATTATATATTGTTTGATAGCCCAAAAGAAAAGTTTCACGGAGGAAATGGAAAGAAATTTTCATGGGAACTACTTGCACATATGCCAAACGAGTTGCGATCAAAAACGATATTAGCTGGTGGATTAAACATCTCTAATATAGAAGAAGCAATTCGAGCTATTCAGCCATATATGGTGGATGTGAGTAGTGGAGTAGAGACTGAAGGAAAAAAAGATCTAAAGAAAATAAAACAATTTATTATAAAAGCGAAGGAGTGTTCCAAATGA
- the putP gene encoding sodium/proline symporter PutP, with protein sequence MSTQMLTLTSISIYMLGMLVIGYFAYKRTSNLTDYMLGGRTLGPAVTALSAGAADMSGWLLMGLPGAMFSVGLSSSWIAIGLTLGAYANWIYVAPRLRTYSEIANNSITIPEFLEHRFHDKSHMLRLVSGLVIMIFFTFYVASGFVSGAVLFENSFGLNYHVGLLIVGGVVVAYTLFGGFLAVSWTDFVQGIIMVVALILVPVVTIMHVNGLGPAFETIKSIDPALLDIFKGTSVLGIISLFAWGLGYVGQPHIIVRFMAISSVKEIKSARRIGMSWMIFSVAGAMFTGLIGIAYYSKAGLKLSDPETIFVELGTILFHPLITGFLLAAILAAVMSTISSQLLVTSSAITEDLYRTFFKRSASDKELVFVGRMAVLVIALVGCALAFKQNDTILALVGYAWAGFGSSFGPAILLSLYWKRMTKWGALAGMISGAATVIIWTQFKFLKDFLYEMIPGFAISLLVIIIVSLLTQPSKEVEKQFEDFEKQHNL encoded by the coding sequence ATGAGTACGCAGATGTTAACTTTAACTTCAATCTCTATCTACATGCTCGGGATGTTAGTAATTGGCTATTTCGCCTATAAACGAACGTCCAACTTAACAGATTATATGCTTGGCGGGCGTACACTAGGCCCCGCAGTAACAGCATTAAGTGCTGGAGCAGCTGATATGAGTGGTTGGCTTTTAATGGGCTTACCCGGTGCAATGTTTAGCGTTGGATTAAGTAGTAGTTGGATTGCGATCGGCCTCACATTAGGCGCATACGCAAACTGGATCTATGTCGCTCCTCGCTTACGTACCTACTCTGAAATTGCAAACAACTCTATTACTATCCCAGAATTTTTGGAACACCGTTTCCACGACAAATCCCATATGCTACGCCTAGTATCTGGACTTGTTATTATGATATTTTTCACGTTTTATGTAGCTTCAGGATTTGTCTCTGGCGCTGTATTATTCGAAAATTCATTTGGACTCAATTACCATGTTGGTCTTCTTATCGTTGGTGGAGTTGTCGTAGCTTACACATTATTTGGTGGATTTCTAGCTGTAAGTTGGACAGACTTCGTGCAAGGAATCATTATGGTAGTCGCTCTTATTCTTGTTCCAGTCGTAACAATTATGCACGTAAATGGACTTGGTCCAGCATTTGAAACAATTAAATCTATCGATCCGGCATTATTAGATATTTTTAAAGGCACTTCTGTATTAGGAATTATTTCATTATTCGCATGGGGCCTTGGTTATGTTGGACAACCACATATTATCGTACGTTTTATGGCGATTTCTTCTGTGAAAGAAATTAAAAGCGCACGACGCATTGGTATGAGCTGGATGATTTTCTCTGTTGCTGGAGCTATGTTTACTGGCCTTATCGGTATTGCATACTATTCAAAAGCAGGTTTAAAACTTTCTGATCCAGAAACGATTTTCGTTGAACTTGGCACTATTTTATTCCATCCACTTATTACTGGATTTTTATTAGCAGCGATTTTAGCAGCGGTTATGAGTACAATTTCATCTCAGTTACTCGTTACTTCTAGTGCTATAACAGAAGATTTATATCGTACATTCTTTAAACGTTCTGCTTCTGATAAAGAACTTGTATTTGTCGGTCGTATGGCTGTTCTTGTTATTGCATTAGTTGGGTGTGCATTAGCGTTTAAACAAAATGATACGATTTTAGCTCTTGTTGGATACGCTTGGGCTGGATTTGGTTCTTCATTCGGACCTGCTATTTTATTAAGCTTATATTGGAAACGCATGACAAAATGGGGCGCACTTGCTGGCATGATTTCTGGTGCTGCGACTGTTATTATATGGACACAATTTAAATTCTTAAAAGACTTCTTATATGAAATGATTCCTGGTTTCGCTATTAGTTTACTAGTGATCATAATTGTTAGTTTACTAACGCAACCTTCAAAAGAAGTTGAAAAACAATTTGAGGATTTTGAAAAACAACATAATCTATAA